One window of the Babesia microti strain RI chromosome IV, complete genome genome contains the following:
- a CDS encoding protein transport protein SEC61 subunit beta (Sec61-beta) (overlaps_old_locusTagID:BBM_III09097), protein MLYTYSWVGCNISTWSKTTPGPGNIVGGQRKVMNKRPTGASEANRQRQPIGAGGLYRLFKDEATGLKMGPQTILITALAYIGVVVVLHILSRINNAF, encoded by the exons ATGTTATATACGTACAGCTGGGTGGGGTGTAACATTTCAACATGG TCTAAAACCACGCCTGGACCTGGAAACATAGTGGGCGGACAGAGAAAGGTTATGAA CAAACGGCCTACAGGTGCCTCTGAGGCTAATAGACAGCGACAACCTATCGGAGCCGGAGGACTGTATCGATTGTTCAAAGATGAGGCAACTGGACTTAAAAT GGGCCCTCAGACCATTCTAATCACTGCTTTGGCCTATATCGGTGTTGTCGTTGTGCTACACATATTGTCACGCATCAATAATGCTTTCTAG
- a CDS encoding conserved Plasmodium protein, unknown function (overlaps_old_locusTagID:BBM_III09095) — protein MLSRHKLFAVIQKRCIYWPPKPANRSKIIELPSGKRFFVFLCKRDVDGKLEPAVVFTDSFGNKLATFNTEEVYQLKQLIPRLETYFKLYEKKSR, from the exons ATGTTATCTAgacacaaattatttgcgGTTATCCAAAAGAGGTGTATATACTGGCCTCCAAAACCTGCAAATCGCTCTAAAATAATAGAG CTTCCTTCTGGTAAAAGATTCTTTGTATTTCTATGCAAACGAGATGTAGATGGTAAACTTGAACCTGCAGTAGTTTTTACAGACAG TTTTGGAAACAAATTGGCAACATTTAACACCGAGGAAGTTTATCAGCTTAAACAGCTT ATTCCTAGGTTGGAAACTTATTTCAAGTTGTATGAGAAAAAATCCCGGTga
- a CDS encoding Ribosomal protein L4/L1 family (overlaps_old_locusTagID:BBM_III09085;~overlaps_old_locusTagID:BBM_III09090), which translates to MAYSMLTHHLNTNVMTHISKNFRINGRLVRFARLKKKDVSTNDITLDSVEHMLHSTPNINDLPVIRRPGEIVEIKTLIRNYWSFPAIGFNSVLELPVYKFEQGHIGQTRPSIPIRYTRVPNEIFGVPIRPDILHRCYYYYRGIMAGYNEDMQLAKYEWPGSSKKFRCGQKSGKARIERRKSIGKYLGVYAHPIRPRDYATKINKRVLFMGLKVMLSAKFAQSQIKVVDNFLIESHKTKYAVNYLRNILGLSCNSALLVFDGYSDSNENFRWSTANIAAVRRESVEGVNVYNLLKYRQLVITEKALTKLIFYIDNFPRENDWLPRYATPDNKPAPIPTKVEGWNTLWLQQKFKFNLSDYSRDAWKERIKKWKWSSEPQGPLKVPIKDGFDGFRLKKFTVDDEDLKNRYTYLYHGMEGPIAMDDSEIDYYENDSLKEFLQDSKDLSVITLGGLRSTTSNN; encoded by the exons ATGGCATACTCAATGTTAACACATCATCTAAATACAAATGTGATGACACATATAAGCAAAAATTTTAGAATTAATGGCAGATTAGTCAGATTTGCTAGACTAAAAAAGAAGGATGTTTCTACCAACGATATTACTTTAGACAGCGTGGAGCATATGCTTCATTCG ACaccaaatataaatgactTGCCTGTAATTCGACGCCCAGGTGAAATTGTGGAGATTAAAACACTCATACGAAATTATTGGTCCTTTCCGg CCATTGGATTCAATTCAGTGCTCGAATTGCCggtatataaatttgaacaaGGCCATATAGGCCAAACAAGACCATCTATACCTATTAGATACACTAGGGTACCAAACGAAATATTTGGTGTACCAATTAGACCAGATATATTGCATAGGTGCTACTACTACTACAGGGGCATCATGGCTGGGTACAATGAAGATATGCAACTGGCCAAATATGAa TGGCCTGGTAGTagcaaaaaatttagaTGTGGACAGAAGAGTGGAAAGGCTAGGATTGAGAGGAGGAAGTcaattggcaaatatttGGGCGTCTATGCTCATCCCATTAGGCCCAGGGATTATGCaactaaaattaataaaagGG TGTTATTTATGGGACTGAAAGTAATGCTAAGCGCCAAATTTGCACAATCTCAGATTAAGGTTGTTGACAATTTCTTAATAGAATCTCATAAAACGAAATATGCAGTAAACTATCTCCGTAACATTTTAG GTTTGAGCTGCAACTCTGCTTTATTGGTATTTGACGGCTATAGTGATTCTAACGAAAATTTTCGATGGTCAACGGCCAATATCGCAGCTGTTAGAAGGGAATCGGTTGag GGTGTGaatgtttataatttgttaaaatatcGCCAATTGGTGATAACTGAGAAGGCACTAACAAaacttattttttatattgataacTTTCCTAGGGAGAATGATTGGTTGCCCAG ATACGCCACCCCTGATAATAAACCAGCCCCAATCCCCACAAAAGTAGAAGGATGGAATACTTTATGGTTGCAGCAAAAGTTCAAATTTAACCTGTCAGATTATAGTAGG GATGCATGGAAAGAGAGGATTAAGAAATGGAAGTGGTCATCAGAACCACAAGGACCATTGAAGGTGCCAATTAAAGACGGTTTTGATGGGTTTAGACTCAAAAAATTCACAGTTGATGATGAAGACTTGAAAAATagatatacatatttatatcatgGTATGGAAGGTCCAATTGCTATGGATGATTCTGAAATCGATTATTATGAAAACGATTCATTGAAGGAGTTTTTACAG GATTCAAAAGATTTATCGGTGATTACTCTTGGCGGGTTGCGGTCTACAACATCTAACAATTAA